The Haladaptatus cibarius D43 genome window below encodes:
- a CDS encoding FAD-binding protein has translation MYEHDVIVVGAGGAGLRAAIAAHEEGADVALVTKLHPVRSHTGAAEGGINAAIRDGDSWEDHAYDTMKGSDYLGDAPAIETLCQDSPKETIQLEHWGMAFSREEDGSVSQRPFGGLSFPRTTYAGAETGHHLLHTMYEQVVKRGIQVYDEWYVSRLAVTNHDDPTERDCHGVIAYDIKSGEVQGFTAKNGVILATGGLGQVFDHTTNAVANTGDGAAMAYRAGVPLEDMEFIQFHPTTLPSTGVLISEGVRGEGGILYNSEGERFMFEHGYANNEGELASRDVVARAELTEVNNGRGVNDEYVHLDMRHLGEERITDRLENILHLAEDFEGVNALEEPMPVKPGQHYAMGGVETDENGETCISGLYAAGECACVSVHGANRLGGNALPELIVFGARAGRHAAGKDLGEPEITTGKTEDSELGQVDTPVEPGAVGTPEDAVADGGTAVTEPSQTVETALEAERARVENLIEKDEGVQQAELRAKLQKSMTQNVNVFRNEDGLKQALRDIRDVREEFENVYVNDPSRTFNTDLIHTIEMRNLIDLAEAITLGALARDEFRGAHWRQEHQERRDENWLKHTLLSWNNGTPELWFKPSILEGAEKKYEPKIRSY, from the coding sequence ATGTACGAACACGACGTAATCGTCGTCGGTGCGGGCGGTGCGGGACTTCGCGCGGCCATCGCGGCCCACGAAGAGGGCGCGGACGTTGCCCTCGTCACGAAGCTTCACCCCGTGCGAAGCCACACCGGCGCGGCGGAAGGCGGTATCAACGCGGCGATTCGAGACGGCGACTCGTGGGAAGACCACGCCTACGACACGATGAAGGGGTCTGACTATCTCGGTGACGCCCCGGCAATCGAAACGCTGTGTCAGGACAGTCCGAAAGAAACCATCCAACTCGAACACTGGGGAATGGCATTCTCGCGCGAAGAGGACGGAAGCGTCTCCCAGCGACCGTTCGGTGGCCTCTCGTTCCCACGAACGACCTACGCGGGGGCGGAGACGGGACACCACCTGCTCCACACGATGTACGAGCAAGTCGTCAAACGCGGCATTCAGGTGTACGACGAGTGGTACGTTTCCCGACTCGCTGTCACGAACCACGACGACCCCACAGAGCGCGACTGCCACGGCGTCATCGCCTACGACATCAAATCGGGCGAGGTGCAGGGCTTCACGGCCAAAAACGGCGTCATCCTGGCGACCGGCGGACTCGGACAGGTCTTCGACCACACGACGAATGCCGTGGCGAACACCGGCGACGGGGCCGCGATGGCCTACCGCGCTGGCGTCCCGCTGGAGGACATGGAGTTCATCCAGTTTCACCCGACGACGCTTCCTTCGACTGGAGTGCTGATTTCCGAAGGTGTGCGCGGTGAGGGTGGTATCCTCTACAACAGCGAGGGAGAACGGTTCATGTTCGAACACGGCTACGCGAACAACGAGGGGGAACTCGCGTCCCGCGACGTGGTCGCCCGCGCCGAACTGACCGAAGTGAACAACGGACGGGGCGTCAACGACGAGTACGTCCACCTCGACATGCGCCACCTCGGGGAGGAGCGCATCACCGACCGCCTCGAAAACATCCTCCACCTCGCGGAGGACTTCGAGGGCGTCAATGCGCTCGAAGAACCGATGCCCGTCAAACCCGGCCAGCACTACGCCATGGGCGGCGTCGAAACGGACGAAAACGGCGAAACCTGCATCTCTGGGCTGTACGCCGCGGGCGAATGCGCCTGCGTGTCGGTTCACGGCGCGAACCGACTCGGCGGGAACGCCCTGCCCGAACTCATCGTCTTCGGTGCGCGCGCGGGTCGCCACGCCGCAGGGAAAGACCTCGGCGAGCCTGAAATCACGACCGGCAAGACCGAGGACAGCGAACTCGGCCAAGTCGATACGCCCGTCGAACCCGGTGCAGTCGGCACGCCGGAAGACGCAGTGGCGGACGGCGGAACCGCGGTTACCGAACCGTCACAGACCGTCGAAACCGCGCTCGAAGCCGAGCGCGCTCGCGTCGAGAACCTCATCGAGAAGGACGAAGGCGTCCAGCAGGCCGAACTGCGCGCCAAACTCCAGAAGTCGATGACCCAGAACGTCAACGTCTTCCGGAACGAAGACGGCCTCAAGCAGGCGCTCCGCGACATCCGCGACGTGCGCGAGGAGTTCGAGAACGTCTACGTCAACGACCCGTCGCGGACGTTCAACACCGACCTCATCCACACCATCGAGATGCGCAACCTCATCGACCTCGCGGAGGCCATCACCCTCGGCGCACTCGCCCGCGACGAGTTCCGTGGTGCCCACTGGCGACAGGAACATCAGGAGCGCAGGGACGAAAACTGGCTCAAACACACGCTCCTCTCGTGGAACAACGGCACGCCTGAACTCTGGTTCAAGCCGTCCATCCTCGAAGGTGCGGAGAAGAAGTACGAACCGAAGATTCGAAGCTACTAA
- a CDS encoding DUF7556 family protein, whose protein sequence is MNWTRSADDFEAQVPDDEVMFALDEDENGDELAVIADVTRDEAWISMPASESQVISQWR, encoded by the coding sequence CTGAATTGGACACGCTCAGCCGACGATTTCGAGGCACAGGTTCCCGACGACGAAGTCATGTTCGCACTAGACGAAGACGAGAATGGGGATGAACTCGCCGTCATCGCGGACGTGACACGAGATGAGGCGTGGATTTCGATGCCGGCCTCGGAATCGCAGGTCATCTCGCAGTGGCGCTAA